CCTCAAGGGGACCGAGGCGACGACATGACTCATCACGGGCTGGGTAGGGACTTTTCGATGACCACACCTAGGGAAATTTGGGTGACCCTTGACACTTACCGCGAAGATGTCTTGGGTACTGAACTTGCAGCTGCTGGTCGGATAGTAGTTGCGGCGTTGCTCTTCGGTCCAGTTGCTTGGGTCTCCATGTGGACGCGTCGTGAGCGAGTGAATTAGGCGAGCGAAACGTGTGTTCGTGCCCCATATAGACTTCACCTCGACCTTCTTCGTGACTGCGTTCTTGGTGAACTCGAAGTCATAGTTCCGGTAGCTGCCAAGATGTCGGGCCATATCTTCGGGCATTCGGCGGACCGTATAGCCAGCAGCCTCGGCGATGCGCACCAGTTCAAACTCGGCCAAGCCACTTAGCACCTTCGCTGCCGCGCCGAACTGATCAATTTCGAGGAGTTCGGTCCCTCGGAATTGACTTATGGCATTCGCTAGGTCGCTCTTCGTGCCGCCAGTATAGATCTCTCCGTGGGCCAGCGTGGCGCGCTCATCGACGTCGACTATGCGACCCTTGGCAATCTCGCGCCAAAGGCCGCCATTGGCGAACTCGCCAGGTACAAACTTGCCCGTGCGGCCGCGAACGAGGACTCCCTGAGTTTCCTCCGTCAGCTCAACTGTAAAGGAGGCACGCCAATGTGACTGACCGGGAAGCTTGATAATCGTGGGGTCAAAGGAGTGCAGTGGGATGAGGAGCGGGCAGAGGACGTCGACGAAGCCGGTGGGTGTGGCCCCTCCGTATCGGCGCATGATGCGGTGGAAGCTGTCAGCGAGTTCCTGCTGGCTGTATTCGACCAAGTGATGACCGTGGGTCTGTCTTTGATCTGTTGGGTGCGGCGACTAAGTTGAATCGGCTGCAAGTCCCCCGTAGGGTTCCCTGAATGCGGGGGACCTGGATGCGGGAAGCCCGCGTGCTGGCATCGGGTTTGTGGCGCGTGAAATCCGCGTCGCCTAACTACGGTTATGCTGGTCTGTATAGCACCACCCCAAGAATCCTCACGATATGCGGGATTTTCCTGCCGTTTCTCAGCCTTGTCAATGGAATTTCAACACGGCCCATAGGGACACAGGCCGCCCCGACAGTCGGATGGCATAGTGGATGGCGTTAGTATTGTCGAGGCAGGCCTTGCCCTGCCCAACCATGCCTGACTACAAGGGGGAAGGACGAGACGTGTTACGCGAGGTCAGCGGCTGCGGGAGAAGCCTCCGCGATCTTCTTTCGGAGGAAGTGCCGGACACGTGCCCGCATCGCTGGCGGGTTAGACTGTGAGTTCGCCACTGGTTTATTCGAGCCGAAGTAGCCGGGCTCCATGAAAGACGGTGATAATCTCGACGGCACTAGGCTTCAGACGGTACACGATTCGATAGCTCTCGTACACGACCTCTCGGAGTGATTCATCTCCCACCTCAGGAACGACCCGCCCGGAACGAGGAAATGTTTCAAGGCGGCCTATCGCGGCGACGATCCGTTCGACCAGCAGGTCGGCGTAGTGGGCGGAGTCGCGCGCCACATATGTTCGAATCGCCTCGACGTCCTCGATTGCCTGAGGCGCCCAGATGACCGAGGTCACTGGAGAAGCCGCTGTTTCGCTTCGGCGTGCGAAACTCCCTTTGCGGCGTCAAGTTCCGCGATTCCGCGCTCTATCTTGGCGAGGAATACAAGCCGCTCGATGGCGTCCTCCACCGTGGCGTCAGGGGGTAGTTTCTCAATCGTCTCAAGGACGCGCTGCTTTGCAGTGCTGGTTGACATCGTGACTCCCTTCGGTTCCCGTACCGAAAAAAGAAATCAGGTTACCTGAATGATACCGCGGGACTGGTAGGGGATCAAGCTCTCTTGGTCTAACGCCTCAAGCTGAAGGGCGCCGCGCTGTTTGCCGCGTCCCTCTCCAGTACCGAACTAGGCGCGATGTGCATTGCAAGATCCGGCGGTTCACTTTTCGATACATGCATCCGACCGCCGCTTGCGGGAACGGGGCTTACCTCGCCTCAGAAGGTGAAAACCTCCTCCTCAGCGACCAAAAAGATTGGAGACCCGCCGGTGGAGATCGACACGGCATGGGCCAATGTCTCCTTCCCTCCTTCGGAAGCGGCGCAGGCTTCCAAGGCTGCTAGCGATGGGAACTGAATCTCTGCAATACGGTAAAATGGTGGCGTTCCCTGAGGAGAAGCGAGCACCTTCGTCGCCACGAACTTGGTTTTGCCGACCAACTTTTCAACCGCCATTGGTACATGCTCGTCCTGATACACCTTTTCGAAGGCTTCAATATCAGCAGGACGAGGGTAAATCACCATGAATTTTACTCCAGCCATTTTTTCCTCCTGTTACTGAACGCCTAACTACGGTCATGCTGGTCTGTATAGTACTCACTCAAAGAATCCTCACGATATGCGGGAGTTTCCTGCCGTTTTTCAGGCTTGGCAACGGAATTTCAATAGGGCCCATAGGGGCAAAGGCCGCCCCGACCGTCGGCATAATCCTAAGGTGGCCGACCAACACCTTTGCGCCGGTATCCGGTTCGACGATGACTTCCCACACCTTTCGGCGATGGCTGGTCACAAGCACCCAGATGTCAGGCTGCTCTCCGGCTGCGTTTAATTTGCCGAATCGCGCGCAGCGTGGGTGCCTCTGATTGCTGGGCATGATACAGGTCCCATCGAAGTTGGAGACTCAGCCAGAAATCCGGCGACATGCCAAAGAACCGAGCCAACCGCAATGCTGTACTTGGGGTTACCCCGCGACGCCCGCGAACTAGCTCGTTGATCCTCTGGTATGGCACGTGGATGCCGGCCGCGAGTTCCTTCTGGGAGAGGCCCATCGGCTTGAGGAACTCCTCACGCAACATCTCCCCCGGATGAGTCGGCGCTCGATGTGTCGGGATGCGAACCATGGCTTACCCTCCAGCAATGTCTGTCAATGATAGTCGACGATCTCAACCTCGTCTGGGCCATTAGATGTCCAGACGAAGCACACTCGATACTGATCGTTGATCCGGATGCTGTGCTGCCCGGCACGATTCCCCGACAGCGCCTCAAGGCGATTCCCAGGGGCAACCCGGAGATCATCTAATCGAAGCGTCGAGTCCAATTGCTCCAGTTTACGCACCGCAACCTTCCACAGGTTCTTCGGGCAGGTCCGACGGGCGGCTTTGGTGTCCCGCCCGTTGAAGATGTCCTCGGTCCCAGAACTTCGGAAGGAACGGATCATCACCACCTAATAGCACGGTTACCATGCTATGTCCAGGCCCATTGCGGCCTCCCTACGATTATGCTGGCCTGTATAGCACCAATCCAAGAATTCTCACGACATGCGAGATTTTCCAGCCGTTTCTCAGGCTTGTCAACGGAATTTCAACAGGGCCCATAGGGGTAAAGGCCG
The window above is part of the Candidatus Methylomirabilis lanthanidiphila genome. Proteins encoded here:
- a CDS encoding ethyl tert-butyl ether degradation protein EthD; translated protein: MAGVKFMVIYPRPADIEAFEKVYQDEHVPMAVEKLVGKTKFVATKVLASPQGTPPFYRIAEIQFPSLAALEACAASEGGKETLAHAVSISTGGSPIFLVAEEEVFTF
- a CDS encoding excinuclease ABC subunit A, with the translated sequence MIRSFRSSGTEDIFNGRDTKAARRTCPKNLWKVAVRKLEQLDSTLRLDDLRVAPGNRLEALSGNRAGQHSIRINDQYRVCFVWTSNGPDEVEIVDYH
- a CDS encoding plasmid stabilization protein, which encodes MTSVIWAPQAIEDVEAIRTYVARDSAHYADLLVERIVAAIGRLETFPRSGRVVPEVGDESLREVVYESYRIVYRLKPSAVEIITVFHGARLLRLE
- a CDS encoding XRE family transcriptional regulator — its product is MVRIPTHRAPTHPGEMLREEFLKPMGLSQKELAAGIHVPYQRINELVRGRRGVTPSTALRLARFFGMSPDFWLSLQLRWDLYHAQQSEAPTLRAIRQIKRSRRAA